From Tachyglossus aculeatus isolate mTacAcu1 chromosome 12 unlocalized genomic scaffold, mTacAcu1.pri SUPER_6_unloc_1, whole genome shotgun sequence, the proteins below share one genomic window:
- the ARHGEF40 gene encoding rho guanine nucleotide exchange factor 40 isoform X2 has translation MEPEPVEDCIQSTLASLYPPFEATAPTLLGQVFQVVERTYGEDALRYTLDFLVPAKHLLSRIQQEACAQYSGFLFLHEGWPLCLHERVVVQLASLPWQLLQPGDFYLQVVPSGAQAPHLALKCLAPGGRQVQELPVPTDACAFLFTPEWLQGINKDRTAGRLTTCLLAAPEGIQRLPWAELVCPRFVHKGGLMVGHHLGPPPTEPLSPPPPEVLGARSPGDGHNAPVETPEGEYVELLEVTLPERGAPGAMREPPSLVRTHTVPPRKGTGGRGRHRRHRAWLHQRGVTEPRGQSGAHLLEEGSSHAAPSLPLLMVESSSQGEEPGPPDLPIQAPVETELEAAPEGQEEEEEEAEGAKGDPSQGDDGLPGTLEPPIKGNRRKNQEAGPESTGSRTGSSGWEGVKSTPNPTQPAISSDTPREDQSPGSSPAREPSWPEKVAPEPEREGEGKPGTPASPQPAEEGDREAEPSGQSLASAEAPAPPHSAPDSKVTPDSLSDAPEVNWDLLSSGLLLLTGGVDQSGRALLTITPQDTAPESQPSQEELSTALRYFHSLLRSELQTLGLSVLLDLRHPAHHPPLPLPPGLIPALRDLQGSGDPVLIQRLLILTQGDPPTDLADLQEAELLLERDLSSLPEQEEQLWGLRGHRDLSPRAWAEIHREVALLSQLCREVLRSVREAIEELETDGVTEPEKEEEEEDEEEEEEDKEEEGMLGSPEPLRKLLEDPRLARLQREGGSTLMKLRMTHSSSVEGPAPAVLYQEVDEAIHQLVRLSNQHLQRRERRQQRQRQRRALRWLRGPGEEQLLSFGELGDSLSSLQEAELRFQAFGAEAQEQLTQARSSLTQEDLATQQSLEDFEQRLEQTESNLHRALRLHRFFQQVHQWADEGAARIADTGAGPGLGAGPGPGPGRGTPEPSAGAFQEMRALAVELGQPSALREWGRCRARCRELSRRPSPEQPRRGAEAEAEAEAGPRGQRRGPGPGRRRRAAPKPGRGDPQPHPPSPASSLGSLLGSGSPESPPPPALAPRGSCAEDSEEEQEEDDGEEEDGEEERGAASAGGSRGRPPRTVQIRGLEVSSTEVVDRTCSPREHVLLGRTGAPEGPAGGGTPILERKRSLGAQKRLVAELLSWEQEYVCALGEPLAPAGPELKAELREKWNTVLGARERLHRFHRLHFLPELQGCAARPLRVGACFLRYGDQFSMYTQYMKHRHELETMLTTLSTPAKGSGPSGPSGPSECCPSPWPLQRPLEQLGHYGRLLRELLQEAGSERGPEHQALAAALQLLQDQEEEGHNLLAVEAVRGCEVDLKEQGPLLLRDTFTVLCGRRKSLRHVFLFEHLLLFSKPKGAEGSAGPFVFKQAFQTADMGMTENIGDTGLCFELWFRRRRSREAYTLQAASPERKHKWTCAIAQLLWRQAAHSKDIRVQQMVSMGLGNKPFLDIKALGERTLSSLLTGRAARTRASVATPFCEPTSPSPPGLSPGSCSLPARIEEATAAWELDVQHISLASESPNSSGGTPPGSRNISSTPDPHRGGSPHAQANNVALRMPWPSHSRTSSDPITPL, from the exons ATG GAGCCAGAGCCGGTGGAAGACTGTATCCAGAGCACACTGGCCTCCCTGTACCCACCCTTTGAGGCCACGGCCCCCACACTCCTGGGCCAGGTGTTCCAGGTGGTGGAGCGAACGTACGGTGAAGACGCCCTGCGCTACACCCTGGATTTCCTAGTGCCAGCCAAGCACCTGCTCTCCCGCATCCAGCAGGAAGCCTGT gcCCAGTACAGTGGATTCCTTTTCCTCCACGAGGGCTGGCCACTCTGCCTGCACGAGCGGGTGGTGGTCCAGTTGGCCTCCTTGCCCTGGCAGCTGCTCCAGCCTGGTGACTTCTACCTCCAGGTCGTGCCCTCGGGGGCCCAGGCGCCCCACCTGGCACTCAAATGCCTGGCGCCAGGGGGGCGGCAGGTGCAGGAGCTCCCAGTCCCCACAGATGCCTGTGCTTTCCTCTTTACCCCTGAGTGGCTGCAAGGTATCAACAAGGACCGGACAGCTGGTCGCCTGACCACTTGCCTTCTGGCTGCCCCCGAAGGGATCCAGCGCCTGCCCTGGGCCGAGCTGGTGTGCCCACGCTTTGTGCACAAAGGAGGACTTATGGTGGGGCACCACCTGGGGCCCCCTCCCACGGAGCCCCTCAGTCCCCCGCCCCCGGAAGTCTTGGGGGCCCGCAGTCCCGGAGATGGACACAACGCGCCAGTCGAGACCCCAGAGGGGGAGTACGTGGAGCTTCTGGAAGTGACGTTGCCTGAGCGAGGGGCTCCCGGGGCCATGAGGGAGCCCCCCAGCCTGGTCAGGACTCACACGGTTCCCCCACGCAAGGGGACAGGGGGCAGAGGGCGGCACCGGCGGCACCGGGCCTGGCTGCACCAGAGGGGCGTGACGGAGCCTCGAGGCCAGAGTGGGGcccacctcctggaggagggcagcAGCCATGCCGCCCCCAGCCTCCCGCTCCTGATGGTTGAGTCTTCCTCCCAAGGGGAGGAGCCCGGGCCCCCTGACCTTCCGATCCAAGCCCCAGTGGAGACGGAGTTGGAGGCTGCAcctgaggggcaggaggaggaggaagaggaggctgaagGGGCCAAGGGGGATCCGAGCCAAGGGGATGATGGTCTACCTGGAACCCTTGAGCCACCAATCaaagggaacaggaggaagaatcagGAAGCAGGGCCGGAATCCACAGGGAGCAGGACAGGCAGctcagggtgggagggggttaAAAGTACCCCCAACCCAACCCAGCCTGCCATCAGCTCTGATACCCCAAGAGAAGACCAGTCCCCGGGGTCCAGCCCGGCCCGCGAGCCATCCTGGCCGGAGAAGGTGGCGccggagccagagagagaaggggaggggaagcccgGGACCCCTGCCAGCCCGCAGCCTGcggaggaaggagacagagaggcagagcccAGTGGACAGAGTTTGGCATCTGCTGAAG ccccggctcctccGCACTCAGCTCCTGACTCCAAAGTGACTCCAGACTCCCTCTCCGATGCCCCAGAAGTGAACTGGGACCTTCTGAGCTCCGGACTCCTCCTGCTCACTG GTGGGGTAGACCAGAGTGGACGGGCCTTGCTGACCATCACTCCCCAGGACACCGCCCCTGAGTCCCAGCCCTCCCAAGAGGAGCTGAGTACTGCCCTCCGCTATTTCCACTCATTGCTCAG ATCAGAGCTGCAGACACTGGGGCTGTCGGTGCTGCTGGATTTGCGCCACCCTGCTcaccatcccccccttcccctgccccctggccTCATTCCTGCCCTGCGGGACCTCCAG GGCTCCGGGGACCCGGTGCTCATCCAGCGGCTGCTGATCCTGACCCAGGGTGACCCTCCCActgaccttgctgacctccag GAAGCCGAGCTGCTGTTGGAGCGTGACCTCTCGAGTCTGCCGGAGCAGGAGGAACAGCTTTGGGGCCTGAGGGGGCACCGGGACCTCTCTCCCCGGGCCTGGGCCGAGATTCACCGG GAGGTGGCGCTGCTGAGCCAGTTATGCCGAGAGGTTCTGCGCTCCGTGCGAGAAGCCATCGAGGAGCTGGAGACAGATGGGGTGACCGAgcctgagaaggaagaggaggaggaggacgaggaggaggaggaggaggacaaggaagaggag gggATGTTGGGGTCCCCGGAGCCACTGCGGAAGCTCCTGGAAGACCCCAGACTGGCACGGCTACAACGGGAGGGAGGGTCCACCCTGATGAAGCTGCGCATGACCCACAGCAGCAG CGTGGAGGGCCCGGCCCCAGCCGTTCTGTACCAGGAGGTGGACGAGGCCATTCATCAGCTCGTGCGCCTCTCCAACCAGCACCTGCAGCGGCGGGAGCGGCGGCAGCAGCGCCAGCGCCAGCGGCGG GCCCTGCGGTGGCTGCGCGGCCCCGGGGAAGAGCAGCTGTTGAGCTTCGGGGAGCTGGGAGACTCGCTGTCCAGCTTGCAAGAGGCGGAGCTGCGATTCCAGGCCTTCGGCGCAGAGGCCCAG GAGCAGCTAACTCAGGCCAGGTCCTCCCTGACCCAGGAGGACCTGGCTACCCAGCAGTCGCTGGAGGACTTTGAGCAGCGGCTGGAGCAGACGGAGAGCAACCTGCACCGTGCTCTACGCTTGCACCGCTTTTTCCAACAG GTCCACCAGTGGGCTGACGAGGGAGCCGCCCGGATCGCGGACAcgggggcagggccggggttaggggcagggccagggccagggccaggccgaGGCACCCCGGAGCCCAGCGCGGGAGCCTTCCAGGAGATGCGGGCCCTGGCGGTGGAGCTGGGGCAGCCGTCGGCCCTGCGGGAGTGGGGCCGCTGCCGAGCCCGCTGCCGGGAGCTGAGCCGCCGGCCGAGCCCCGAGCAGCCGCGGCGCGGGGccgaggcggaggcggaggcggaggccggCCCCCGGGGGCAGCGgcgcgggccggggccgggccgccgGCGCCGAGCGGCCCCCAAGCCCGGCCGCggggacccccagccccacccccccagccccgccagcAGTCTCGGCTCCTTGCTGGGCTCCGGCAGCCCCgaaagccccccgcccccggccctggcGCCCCGAGGGTCCTGCGcggaggacagtgaggaggagcaggaggaggacgacggggaggaggaggacggggaggaggagaggggggcggCGTCGGCGGGGGGCTCCCGAGGACGGCCGCCCCGCACGGTGCAGATCCGCGGCTTGGAGGTCAGCAGCACGGAGGTTGTGGACCGGACCTGCTCTCCCCGGGAACATGTGCTGCTGGGCCGGACAGGGGCCCCCGAGGGGCCCGCCGGGGGCGGCACCCCCATCCTGGAGCGAAAGCGCAGCCTCGG AGCGCAGAAGCGGCTGGTGGCCGAGCTCCTGTCCTGGGAACAAGAGTACGTGTGTGCCCTGGGCGAGCCGCTGGCCCCCGCGGGCCCGGAGCTGAAGGCGGAGTTGCGGGAAAAATGGAACACGGTACTGGGGGCCCGGGAACGGCTGCACAGATTCCACCGGCTCCACTTCCTCCCCGAGCTGCAGGGCTGCGCTGCCCGGCCCCTGCGGGTGGGAGCCTGCTTCCTGCGCTAC GGGGACCAGTTCAGCATGTACACCCAGTACATGAAGCATCGGCACGAGTTGGAGACCATGCTGACAACCCTCAGCACCCCCGCCAAG GGCTCGGGTCCCAGTGGTCCCAGCGGTCCCAGCGAGTGCTGCCCCTCACCCTGGCCCCTTCAGCGACCCCTGGAGCAGCTGGGTCACTATGGGCGGCTGCTGCGGGAGCTGCTTCAGGAGGCGGGGTCCGAACGGGGACCCGAGCACCAGGCCCTGGCAGCGGCTTTGCAGTTGCTGCAGGATCAGGAAGAGGAAGGACACAACCTACTAGCTGTGGAGGCCGTGCGAGGCTGCGAG GTGGACCTGAAGGAGCAGGGCCCCCTGCTGCTCCGCGACACCTTCACCGTGCTCTGTGGCCGTCGGAAAAGCCTCCGCCACGTCTTCCTCTTCGAGCACCTGCTCCTCTTCAGCAAGCCCAAGGGTGCCGAGGGCAGCGCCGGCCCCTTCGTCTTCAAGCAGGCCTTCCAG ACGGCTGACATGGGGATGACTGAGAACATCGGTGACACCGGGCTCTGCTTTGAGCTGTGgttccgccgccgccgctcccggGAGGCCTACACGCTGCAGGCCGCCTCTCCGGAGCGCAAGCACAAGTGGACGTGTGCCATCGCCCAGCTATTGTGGAGACAGGCGGCCCACAGCAAAG ATATCCGGGTGCAGCAGATGGTTTCCATGGGCCTTGGGAACAAACCATTCTTGGACATCAAGGCCCTTGGGGAGCGAACGCTGAGCTCGCTGCTCAcagggagag CCGCCCGCACCCGGGCCTCCGTGGCCACTCCGTTCTGCGAGCCCACCAGCCCCTCTCCACCGGGCCTCTCCCCGGGCTCCTGCTCGCTGCCTGCCCGCATCGAGGAGGCGACGGCGGCATGGGAACTGGACGTCCAGCACATCTCCCTGG
- the ARHGEF40 gene encoding rho guanine nucleotide exchange factor 40 isoform X4 produces the protein MEPEPVEDCIQSTLASLYPPFEATAPTLLGQVFQVVERTYGEDALRYTLDFLVPAKHLLSRIQQEACAQYSGFLFLHEGWPLCLHERVVVQLASLPWQLLQPGDFYLQVVPSGAQAPHLALKCLAPGGRQVQELPVPTDACAFLFTPEWLQGINKDRTAGRLTTCLLAAPEGIQRLPWAELVCPRFVHKGGLMVGHHLGPPPTEPLSPPPPEVLGARSPGDGHNAPVETPEGEYVELLEVTLPERGAPGAMREPPSLVRTHTVPPRKGTGGRGRHRRHRAWLHQRGVTEPRGQSGAHLLEEGSSHAAPSLPLLMVESSSQGEEPGPPDLPIQAPVETELEAAPEGQEEEEEEAEGAKGDPSQGDDGLPGTLEPPIKGNRRKNQEAGPESTGSRTGSSGWEGVKSTPNPTQPAISSDTPREDQSPGSSPAREPSWPEKVAPEPEREGEGKPGTPASPQPAEEGDREAEPSGQSLASAEAPAPPHSAPDSKVTPDSLSDAPEVNWDLLSSGLLLLTGGVDQSGRALLTITPQDTAPESQPSQEELSTALRYFHSLLRSELQTLGLSVLLDLRHPAHHPPLPLPPGLIPALRDLQGSGDPVLIQRLLILTQGDPPTDLADLQQEAELLLERDLSSLPEQEEQLWGLRGHRDLSPRAWAEIHREVALLSQLCREVLRSVREAIEELETDGVTEPEKEEEEEDEEEEEEDKEEEGMLGSPEPLRKLLEDPRLARLQREGGSTLMKLRMTHSSSVEGPAPAVLYQEVDEAIHQLVRLSNQHLQRRERRQQRQRQRRALRWLRGPGEEQLLSFGELGDSLSSLQEAELRFQAFGAEAQEQLTQARSSLTQEDLATQQSLEDFEQRLEQTESNLHRALRLHRFFQQVHQWADEGAARIADTGAGPGLGAGPGPGPGRGTPEPSAGAFQEMRALAVELGQPSALREWGRCRARCRELSRRPSPEQPRRGAEAEAEAEAGPRGQRRGPGPGRRRRAAPKPGRGDPQPHPPSPASSLGSLLGSGSPESPPPPALAPRGSCAEDSEEEQEEDDGEEEDGEEERGAASAGGSRGRPPRTVQIRGLEVSSTEVVDRTCSPREHVLLGRTGAPEGPAGGGTPILERKRSLGAQKRLVAELLSWEQEYVCALGEPLAPAGPELKAELREKWNTVLGARERLHRFHRLHFLPELQGCAARPLRVGACFLRYGDQFSMYTQYMKHRHELETMLTTLSTPAKGSGPSGPSGPSECCPSPWPLQRPLEQLGHYGRLLRELLQEAGSERGPEHQALAAALQLLQDQEEEGHNLLAVEAVRGCEVDLKEQGPLLLRDTFTVLCGRRKSLRHVFLFEHLLLFSKPKGAEGSAGPFVFKQAFQTADMGMTENIGDTGLCFELWFRRRRSREAYTLQAASPERKHKWTCAIAQLLWRQAAHSKAARTRASVATPFCEPTSPSPPGLSPGSCSLPARIEEATAAWELDVQHISLASESPNSSGGTPPGSRNISSTPDPHRGGSPHAQANNVALRMPWPSHSRTSSDPITPL, from the exons ATG GAGCCAGAGCCGGTGGAAGACTGTATCCAGAGCACACTGGCCTCCCTGTACCCACCCTTTGAGGCCACGGCCCCCACACTCCTGGGCCAGGTGTTCCAGGTGGTGGAGCGAACGTACGGTGAAGACGCCCTGCGCTACACCCTGGATTTCCTAGTGCCAGCCAAGCACCTGCTCTCCCGCATCCAGCAGGAAGCCTGT gcCCAGTACAGTGGATTCCTTTTCCTCCACGAGGGCTGGCCACTCTGCCTGCACGAGCGGGTGGTGGTCCAGTTGGCCTCCTTGCCCTGGCAGCTGCTCCAGCCTGGTGACTTCTACCTCCAGGTCGTGCCCTCGGGGGCCCAGGCGCCCCACCTGGCACTCAAATGCCTGGCGCCAGGGGGGCGGCAGGTGCAGGAGCTCCCAGTCCCCACAGATGCCTGTGCTTTCCTCTTTACCCCTGAGTGGCTGCAAGGTATCAACAAGGACCGGACAGCTGGTCGCCTGACCACTTGCCTTCTGGCTGCCCCCGAAGGGATCCAGCGCCTGCCCTGGGCCGAGCTGGTGTGCCCACGCTTTGTGCACAAAGGAGGACTTATGGTGGGGCACCACCTGGGGCCCCCTCCCACGGAGCCCCTCAGTCCCCCGCCCCCGGAAGTCTTGGGGGCCCGCAGTCCCGGAGATGGACACAACGCGCCAGTCGAGACCCCAGAGGGGGAGTACGTGGAGCTTCTGGAAGTGACGTTGCCTGAGCGAGGGGCTCCCGGGGCCATGAGGGAGCCCCCCAGCCTGGTCAGGACTCACACGGTTCCCCCACGCAAGGGGACAGGGGGCAGAGGGCGGCACCGGCGGCACCGGGCCTGGCTGCACCAGAGGGGCGTGACGGAGCCTCGAGGCCAGAGTGGGGcccacctcctggaggagggcagcAGCCATGCCGCCCCCAGCCTCCCGCTCCTGATGGTTGAGTCTTCCTCCCAAGGGGAGGAGCCCGGGCCCCCTGACCTTCCGATCCAAGCCCCAGTGGAGACGGAGTTGGAGGCTGCAcctgaggggcaggaggaggaggaagaggaggctgaagGGGCCAAGGGGGATCCGAGCCAAGGGGATGATGGTCTACCTGGAACCCTTGAGCCACCAATCaaagggaacaggaggaagaatcagGAAGCAGGGCCGGAATCCACAGGGAGCAGGACAGGCAGctcagggtgggagggggttaAAAGTACCCCCAACCCAACCCAGCCTGCCATCAGCTCTGATACCCCAAGAGAAGACCAGTCCCCGGGGTCCAGCCCGGCCCGCGAGCCATCCTGGCCGGAGAAGGTGGCGccggagccagagagagaaggggaggggaagcccgGGACCCCTGCCAGCCCGCAGCCTGcggaggaaggagacagagaggcagagcccAGTGGACAGAGTTTGGCATCTGCTGAAG ccccggctcctccGCACTCAGCTCCTGACTCCAAAGTGACTCCAGACTCCCTCTCCGATGCCCCAGAAGTGAACTGGGACCTTCTGAGCTCCGGACTCCTCCTGCTCACTG GTGGGGTAGACCAGAGTGGACGGGCCTTGCTGACCATCACTCCCCAGGACACCGCCCCTGAGTCCCAGCCCTCCCAAGAGGAGCTGAGTACTGCCCTCCGCTATTTCCACTCATTGCTCAG ATCAGAGCTGCAGACACTGGGGCTGTCGGTGCTGCTGGATTTGCGCCACCCTGCTcaccatcccccccttcccctgccccctggccTCATTCCTGCCCTGCGGGACCTCCAG GGCTCCGGGGACCCGGTGCTCATCCAGCGGCTGCTGATCCTGACCCAGGGTGACCCTCCCActgaccttgctgacctccag CAGGAAGCCGAGCTGCTGTTGGAGCGTGACCTCTCGAGTCTGCCGGAGCAGGAGGAACAGCTTTGGGGCCTGAGGGGGCACCGGGACCTCTCTCCCCGGGCCTGGGCCGAGATTCACCGG GAGGTGGCGCTGCTGAGCCAGTTATGCCGAGAGGTTCTGCGCTCCGTGCGAGAAGCCATCGAGGAGCTGGAGACAGATGGGGTGACCGAgcctgagaaggaagaggaggaggaggacgaggaggaggaggaggaggacaaggaagaggag gggATGTTGGGGTCCCCGGAGCCACTGCGGAAGCTCCTGGAAGACCCCAGACTGGCACGGCTACAACGGGAGGGAGGGTCCACCCTGATGAAGCTGCGCATGACCCACAGCAGCAG CGTGGAGGGCCCGGCCCCAGCCGTTCTGTACCAGGAGGTGGACGAGGCCATTCATCAGCTCGTGCGCCTCTCCAACCAGCACCTGCAGCGGCGGGAGCGGCGGCAGCAGCGCCAGCGCCAGCGGCGG GCCCTGCGGTGGCTGCGCGGCCCCGGGGAAGAGCAGCTGTTGAGCTTCGGGGAGCTGGGAGACTCGCTGTCCAGCTTGCAAGAGGCGGAGCTGCGATTCCAGGCCTTCGGCGCAGAGGCCCAG GAGCAGCTAACTCAGGCCAGGTCCTCCCTGACCCAGGAGGACCTGGCTACCCAGCAGTCGCTGGAGGACTTTGAGCAGCGGCTGGAGCAGACGGAGAGCAACCTGCACCGTGCTCTACGCTTGCACCGCTTTTTCCAACAG GTCCACCAGTGGGCTGACGAGGGAGCCGCCCGGATCGCGGACAcgggggcagggccggggttaggggcagggccagggccagggccaggccgaGGCACCCCGGAGCCCAGCGCGGGAGCCTTCCAGGAGATGCGGGCCCTGGCGGTGGAGCTGGGGCAGCCGTCGGCCCTGCGGGAGTGGGGCCGCTGCCGAGCCCGCTGCCGGGAGCTGAGCCGCCGGCCGAGCCCCGAGCAGCCGCGGCGCGGGGccgaggcggaggcggaggcggaggccggCCCCCGGGGGCAGCGgcgcgggccggggccgggccgccgGCGCCGAGCGGCCCCCAAGCCCGGCCGCggggacccccagccccacccccccagccccgccagcAGTCTCGGCTCCTTGCTGGGCTCCGGCAGCCCCgaaagccccccgcccccggccctggcGCCCCGAGGGTCCTGCGcggaggacagtgaggaggagcaggaggaggacgacggggaggaggaggacggggaggaggagaggggggcggCGTCGGCGGGGGGCTCCCGAGGACGGCCGCCCCGCACGGTGCAGATCCGCGGCTTGGAGGTCAGCAGCACGGAGGTTGTGGACCGGACCTGCTCTCCCCGGGAACATGTGCTGCTGGGCCGGACAGGGGCCCCCGAGGGGCCCGCCGGGGGCGGCACCCCCATCCTGGAGCGAAAGCGCAGCCTCGG AGCGCAGAAGCGGCTGGTGGCCGAGCTCCTGTCCTGGGAACAAGAGTACGTGTGTGCCCTGGGCGAGCCGCTGGCCCCCGCGGGCCCGGAGCTGAAGGCGGAGTTGCGGGAAAAATGGAACACGGTACTGGGGGCCCGGGAACGGCTGCACAGATTCCACCGGCTCCACTTCCTCCCCGAGCTGCAGGGCTGCGCTGCCCGGCCCCTGCGGGTGGGAGCCTGCTTCCTGCGCTAC GGGGACCAGTTCAGCATGTACACCCAGTACATGAAGCATCGGCACGAGTTGGAGACCATGCTGACAACCCTCAGCACCCCCGCCAAG GGCTCGGGTCCCAGTGGTCCCAGCGGTCCCAGCGAGTGCTGCCCCTCACCCTGGCCCCTTCAGCGACCCCTGGAGCAGCTGGGTCACTATGGGCGGCTGCTGCGGGAGCTGCTTCAGGAGGCGGGGTCCGAACGGGGACCCGAGCACCAGGCCCTGGCAGCGGCTTTGCAGTTGCTGCAGGATCAGGAAGAGGAAGGACACAACCTACTAGCTGTGGAGGCCGTGCGAGGCTGCGAG GTGGACCTGAAGGAGCAGGGCCCCCTGCTGCTCCGCGACACCTTCACCGTGCTCTGTGGCCGTCGGAAAAGCCTCCGCCACGTCTTCCTCTTCGAGCACCTGCTCCTCTTCAGCAAGCCCAAGGGTGCCGAGGGCAGCGCCGGCCCCTTCGTCTTCAAGCAGGCCTTCCAG ACGGCTGACATGGGGATGACTGAGAACATCGGTGACACCGGGCTCTGCTTTGAGCTGTGgttccgccgccgccgctcccggGAGGCCTACACGCTGCAGGCCGCCTCTCCGGAGCGCAAGCACAAGTGGACGTGTGCCATCGCCCAGCTATTGTGGAGACAGGCGGCCCACAGCAAAG CCGCCCGCACCCGGGCCTCCGTGGCCACTCCGTTCTGCGAGCCCACCAGCCCCTCTCCACCGGGCCTCTCCCCGGGCTCCTGCTCGCTGCCTGCCCGCATCGAGGAGGCGACGGCGGCATGGGAACTGGACGTCCAGCACATCTCCCTGG